One region of Salvelinus namaycush isolate Seneca chromosome 3, SaNama_1.0, whole genome shotgun sequence genomic DNA includes:
- the LOC120043952 gene encoding sideroflexin-5-like: MESSFLGRLKHFVEIIDPSTLFVSERRLTECIKLLDEFKHGTLPPGVSDLQLWEAQKVKQAIIHPDTGEKIFMPFRMSGYVPFGTPIVVGLLLPNQTVVSTIFWQWLNQSHNACVNYSNRNATKPTPSSTFLQGYFGAVTSAVSLAVGLNVLIQKANRLSPASRMIIQRLIPFPAVASANICNVGLMRHNELSEGVDVLDENGNILGSSKIAAKHAIMETAFTRVVLPMPIFVLPPIIMSYLEKLPLLQTNRRLLLPIHSLVCLATFSLSLPLAISLFPQMSQIEVSQLEPEIAMATDCKVVTYNKGL; encoded by the exons ATGGAG AGTTCATTTCTTGGCCGGCTGAAACACTTTGTAGAGATCATTGACCCCAGCACACTCTTTGTGTCTGAG AGACGATTGACAGAATGCATTAAGCTCCTGGATGAATTTAAACATGGAACACTACCACCTGGAGTTTCTGATCTACAG CTATGGGAAGCCCAAAAGGTCAAGCAG GCCATTATTCATCCTGACACAGGAGAGAAGATTTTCATGCCTTTTCGAATGTCAG GTTATGTCCCATTTGGAACACCAATT GTTGTGGGCCTTCTTCTTCCAAATCAGACTGTGGTATCCACCATTTTCTGGCAG TGGCTTAACCAGAGTCACAATGCCTGTGTCAACTACTCAAACCGCAATGCTACTAAG CCTACACCGTCATCCACGTTTCTTCAAGGTTACTTCGGAGCTGTGACCAGTGCTGTCTCCCTTGCG GTAGGACTGAATGTACTGATTCAGAAAGCCAACAGGTTGAGTCCAGCATCCCGGATGATAATACAGAGACTCATCCCTTTCCCAGCTGTGG CCAGTGCCAACATTTGCAACGTGGGCCTCATGAGGCACAATGAGCTGTCGGAGGGCGTCGACGTGCTGGACGAAAATGGGAACATATTGGGCTCCTCAAAGATTGCTGCCAAACAT GCAATTATGGAGACGGCCTTTACCAGAGTGGTCCTCCCGATGCCAATCTTTGTCCTTCCTCCCATCATTATGTCCTACCTAGAAAA ACTTCCATTGCTGCAGACGAATCGGAGGCTGTTGCTGCCCATCCACAGCCTGGTGTGTCTGGCTACCTTCAGCCTCTCCCTGCCCCTGGCCATCAGCCTATtcccacagatgtctcag ATAGAGGTGTCTCAGCTTGAGCCGGAGATTGCAATGGCAACCGATTGCAAGGTGGTGACCTACAACAAGGGACTGTGA